A single Lancefieldella parvula DSM 20469 DNA region contains:
- the dnaK gene encoding molecular chaperone DnaK, which translates to MGKILGIDLGTTNSAMAVLEGGEPTIIVNAEGDRTTPSVVGFRTDGDRIVGKAAKNQAVTNPINTVFSIKRFMGRKFDEVQSEIKTVPYKVKAGTDGRAVVEIEGVDYTPEQISAMILAKMKADAEKYLGEPVTDAVITVPAYFNDAQRQATKDAGKIAGLNVQRIVNEPTAAALAYGLDKKDQDHKVLVFDLGGGTFDVSLLDLADGVVEVLATNGDNHLGGDDWDQRVIDWLADKFNSDNGIDLRKDPMALQRLKEAAENAKKELSSAQQAQINLPFITADASGPKHLDYTLTRAEFERITRDLLDRCKAPVTKALQDAGLQLSDVSEVILVGGSTRMPAVQDLVKSMTGKQPNMSVNPDEVVADGAAVQGGVLTGDVSGILLLDVTPLSLGVETLGGVVDKVIDRNTTIPTSSTKVYSTAADNQTSVEIHVLQGEREMASDNKSLGKFNLTGIPAAQRGIPQIEVTFDIDANGILKVTAKDKATDKSQEITISGSTALSDEEVDRMVKDAESHAEEDKKRKDEIEVRNQVDSLAYSTEQTVKDLGDKVPKDQKKAVEEAVAEARTALDGSDIEAIKKAGEKLTEVGQKLAEIVYADAQAQTAGNNDAASNSSEPDVVDADYEVVDDDKNQN; encoded by the coding sequence ATGGGTAAGATTCTTGGAATTGACCTGGGTACTACAAACTCAGCTATGGCTGTCCTCGAGGGTGGAGAGCCAACTATTATCGTTAACGCAGAGGGAGACCGTACAACTCCTTCCGTTGTCGGCTTCCGCACTGACGGTGACCGCATTGTTGGTAAGGCAGCAAAGAACCAGGCTGTCACCAACCCTATTAATACCGTCTTCTCCATCAAGCGTTTTATGGGCCGCAAGTTTGATGAGGTCCAGTCTGAGATCAAGACGGTTCCTTACAAGGTTAAGGCTGGTACTGACGGCCGTGCAGTTGTTGAGATTGAGGGCGTTGACTACACTCCAGAGCAGATCAGCGCTATGATCCTCGCAAAGATGAAGGCAGACGCCGAGAAGTACCTTGGTGAGCCTGTAACCGACGCTGTTATCACTGTCCCAGCATACTTTAACGACGCACAGCGTCAGGCAACCAAGGACGCAGGTAAGATTGCTGGCCTCAACGTTCAGCGTATCGTTAACGAGCCAACCGCAGCAGCTCTTGCTTACGGTCTGGACAAGAAGGACCAGGACCACAAGGTTCTTGTCTTCGACCTTGGTGGCGGTACTTTCGACGTCTCCCTGCTTGACCTTGCAGACGGCGTTGTTGAGGTTCTTGCAACCAACGGCGATAATCACCTGGGCGGCGACGACTGGGATCAGCGTGTTATCGACTGGCTTGCAGACAAGTTCAACTCCGATAACGGCATTGACCTCCGCAAGGATCCAATGGCACTTCAGCGCCTCAAGGAGGCTGCAGAGAATGCCAAGAAGGAGCTCTCCAGCGCTCAGCAGGCACAGATTAACCTGCCATTCATTACCGCAGATGCATCTGGTCCTAAGCACCTTGACTACACCCTGACTCGTGCAGAGTTTGAGCGTATCACCCGCGATCTTCTCGACCGCTGCAAGGCTCCTGTAACCAAGGCACTCCAGGATGCAGGTCTTCAGCTCTCCGACGTCAGCGAGGTCATTCTGGTCGGCGGCTCCACTCGTATGCCAGCTGTTCAGGACCTGGTCAAGAGTATGACCGGCAAGCAGCCTAACATGTCCGTCAACCCAGATGAGGTTGTTGCAGACGGCGCAGCTGTTCAGGGCGGCGTTCTTACCGGCGATGTTTCCGGCATTCTGCTGCTGGACGTAACCCCACTGTCCCTGGGCGTTGAGACCCTCGGTGGTGTTGTTGACAAGGTCATTGACCGCAACACCACTATCCCAACTTCCAGCACAAAGGTCTACTCCACTGCAGCTGATAATCAGACCTCCGTTGAGATTCACGTCCTCCAGGGCGAGCGCGAGATGGCTTCTGACAACAAGAGCCTTGGTAAGTTCAACCTTACCGGCATTCCTGCTGCTCAGCGTGGTATTCCTCAGATTGAGGTTACCTTTGATATCGACGCAAACGGCATCCTGAAGGTCACTGCTAAGGACAAGGCAACTGACAAGTCCCAGGAGATTACCATTTCTGGCTCCACTGCTCTGTCTGATGAGGAAGTTGACCGCATGGTTAAGGACGCAGAGTCCCACGCTGAGGAAGACAAGAAGCGCAAGGACGAGATTGAGGTCCGTAATCAGGTAGACTCCCTGGCGTATAGCACTGAGCAGACCGTCAAAGATCTTGGCGATAAGGTCCCTAAGGATCAGAAGAAGGCTGTTGAAGAGGCTGTTGCTGAGGCAAGAACTGCACTTGATGGCTCCGATATTGAGGCAATTAAGAAGGCTGGCGAGAAACTCACTGAGGTTGGCCAGAAGCTTGCAGAGATTGTCTATGCTGACGCTCAGGCTCAGACCGCCGGTAACAACGATGCAGCAAGCAACTCTTCTGAGCCAGATGTTGTTGATGCAGACTACGAGGTTGTCGACGACGATAAGAACCAGAACTAA
- the grpE gene encoding nucleotide exchange factor GrpE, protein MAVATADQNKVDTTFDNENNGDETVGAVGVVGDGSASQTLDGNESAANGAVGADRTMTEEEMVAEAIRRGEETAEAEIAADAERAAQERDCLQNELNSVSDQIESAKQQAAEANDRFLRLQADWDNYRRRTAQERLDERQRATEKLVVDLLPVIDDLERAIEHADNLTDPAAKQFVEGVDAICKKLVGVLNKEGVEVVNPVGEAFDPLSHQAVSQIEDTEAYDETVAQVYQKGYRMGGKDIRTAMVVVTHGGPKRPAEAEATDGVAADNADAADSAEATDGAAE, encoded by the coding sequence ATGGCAGTGGCAACAGCAGATCAGAATAAGGTTGACACTACCTTTGATAACGAGAATAACGGTGATGAAACCGTAGGTGCTGTTGGCGTTGTTGGGGATGGCTCCGCAAGTCAGACGCTTGATGGTAATGAGTCCGCTGCCAACGGTGCAGTCGGCGCAGACCGCACGATGACCGAAGAAGAGATGGTTGCTGAGGCAATTCGTCGCGGAGAAGAGACGGCAGAGGCAGAGATTGCTGCCGACGCAGAGCGTGCAGCTCAGGAGCGTGATTGCCTGCAGAATGAGCTAAATTCGGTCTCTGATCAGATTGAATCTGCGAAGCAGCAGGCAGCTGAGGCAAATGATCGCTTTCTTCGCCTGCAGGCTGATTGGGATAACTACCGTCGCCGTACTGCTCAGGAGCGCCTTGATGAACGCCAGCGCGCAACAGAGAAGCTGGTAGTTGATCTTCTCCCTGTTATTGATGACTTGGAGCGCGCAATTGAGCACGCAGACAACTTGACTGACCCTGCAGCTAAGCAGTTTGTTGAGGGTGTTGACGCTATTTGCAAGAAACTTGTTGGCGTCTTGAATAAAGAGGGCGTTGAGGTAGTTAATCCTGTTGGTGAGGCTTTTGATCCTCTTTCACACCAGGCAGTCAGTCAGATTGAGGACACCGAGGCGTATGATGAGACCGTCGCTCAGGTGTACCAAAAGGGCTATCGCATGGGCGGCAAGGATATTCGTACTGCAATGGTTGTTGTTACCCATGGTGGTCCAAAGCGTCCAGCAGAGGCAGAAGCCACAGACGGCGTAGCCGCAGACAACGCTGATGCTGCGGACAGTGCAGAAGCTACTGACGGTGCAGCTGAGTAA
- a CDS encoding DnaJ C-terminal domain-containing protein → MAGSKTFYDVLGVKRDASKSDIQKAFRKLAAKYHPDRGGDEAKFKEISEAYNTLSDDKKRQEYDQMLAFGGIPGGGFGGRQGGYTYTTNVNGANFADFFSGFGGGAGAGAGGFDFADIFGGRVNRPVAGSDLTMSVNVSFDEAFKGTSRKATYRVPSTGEEQSLTIKVPAGAYDGMKLRYKKKGEYGVNGGPRGNLVVTINVAAHPVFSRDGADVRMKLPVSIYEAALGTSVDVPTPDGTTVRLKVPTGTQSGKTFRFKSLGAPRVKNPTTRGALYVSVDVKVPTKLSKKERDALQALLDADERSYREER, encoded by the coding sequence ATGGCAGGTAGTAAAACTTTTTATGACGTTCTTGGCGTGAAGCGCGACGCCTCGAAGTCTGATATTCAAAAAGCGTTTAGAAAACTTGCAGCTAAATACCACCCTGACAGGGGCGGCGATGAAGCTAAGTTCAAAGAGATCTCAGAAGCGTATAACACGCTTTCTGATGATAAGAAACGTCAGGAGTATGACCAAATGCTCGCATTTGGTGGTATTCCTGGAGGTGGATTTGGTGGTCGCCAAGGCGGTTACACCTATACCACTAACGTAAACGGCGCCAACTTTGCCGATTTCTTTAGCGGGTTTGGCGGCGGTGCAGGCGCAGGAGCTGGCGGTTTTGACTTTGCCGACATTTTTGGTGGGCGAGTAAACCGTCCAGTTGCAGGTAGCGACCTGACTATGTCCGTAAATGTATCGTTTGACGAAGCGTTTAAGGGAACTTCTCGCAAGGCAACGTACCGTGTGCCTTCAACTGGTGAGGAGCAATCGCTCACTATCAAAGTGCCAGCTGGTGCTTACGACGGTATGAAGCTACGTTACAAGAAGAAAGGCGAGTACGGCGTTAATGGCGGCCCACGAGGCAACCTTGTGGTTACCATCAACGTTGCAGCTCATCCGGTCTTCTCGCGAGATGGTGCTGACGTGCGCATGAAGCTGCCAGTGAGCATCTACGAGGCGGCTTTGGGTACTTCGGTTGACGTGCCAACGCCTGATGGAACTACGGTGCGACTCAAGGTCCCCACAGGTACGCAGAGCGGAAAGACGTTTAGGTTCAAGAGCTTGGGTGCTCCTCGCGTAAAGAATCCTACAACTCGAGGCGCGCTGTATGTTTCGGTGGACGTTAAGGTCCCAACAAAACTTTCCAAGAAGGAGCGAGACGCTCTTCAGGCGCTGCTTGATGCCGACGAGCGCAGCTACCGAGAGGAGCGGTAA
- a CDS encoding heat shock protein transcriptional repressor HspR — protein sequence MARKKDDGRNKPLYMISVAAELTGMHPQTLRVYEQKGLINPGRSRGNTRLYSRADIDRLNLVSKLTDEGINLAGVVRILDMRERALEKDDLIDELRERIRVLEDELHEYHMRERITSLVRYSETNPEMVMQRLLGMPSSAPSDANAAEDNSAESKES from the coding sequence ATGGCTCGAAAGAAGGACGACGGTCGTAATAAGCCGCTTTACATGATTAGTGTTGCGGCCGAGCTCACGGGCATGCATCCGCAGACGCTTCGCGTGTATGAGCAGAAGGGCCTGATTAACCCCGGCCGTTCCAGGGGCAACACGCGCTTGTATTCTCGCGCAGACATCGACCGCCTCAATCTTGTCTCAAAGCTGACAGACGAGGGTATCAATCTTGCCGGCGTTGTACGTATTTTGGATATGCGTGAACGAGCTCTCGAGAAAGACGATCTTATTGATGAGTTGCGTGAACGCATCCGCGTGCTTGAGGATGAGCTCCACGAGTACCATATGCGCGAGCGCATCACCTCGCTTGTTCGTTACAGCGAGACAAATCCAGAGATGGTGATGCAGCGCCTGCTTGGTATGCCAAGCTCCGCTCCTTCTGACGCTAATGCTGCTGAAGATAATTCGGCAGAGTCAAAAGAATCGTAA